The sequence CATCACGGCTTTTTACGACACCGGGACGCTGCGCCAGCGAATGCAGGATCAGGAATTCGGTGACGGTGAGCGTCACCGGTTCGCCCTTCCAGGTGCAGGTGTGGCGCTCCTGGTCCATGACGAGCTGGCCGCGCTCGAGCGAGCGGGCCTGCTGGCTGGGCGCCTTTGCCGCAGCCTCGCGGGCGCTGGCGCGGCGCAGAACGGCGCGCACCCGCTCGACAAGCAGGCGCTGCGAGAACGGTTTGCGGATGAAATCGTCGGCGCCCATCTTGAGGCCGAACAATTCATCGATCTCGTCGTCCTTGGAGGTCAGGAAGATCACCGGCAGGTCGGACTTCTGGCGCATCCGGCGCAAGAGCTCCATGCCGTCCATGCGCGGCATCTTGATGTCGAGGATGGCAAGATTCGGCGGACGCGCCGCCAGGCCTTCCAGCGCGGACGCACCATCCGTGTAGGTCTCGACGCGATATCCCTCGGATTCGAGGGCGATCGACACCGACGTCAGAATGTTGCGGTCGTCATCGACAAGCGCGATTGTTGCCATTTCAAGCGGCTCCCTCATGAGCTGTCCCTTCTTTCGTAGAGAAGGGGCTTTTGCAGGACAAATTAGGTACAAAATGTGGCATAGGCCTTGTCCGCTGTCACGCGCGGGGTGCCGCAGGCCACAATCCTACCTCGACATGGATTGGACGAACGAACATCGCCAATCCTTTGGGCAACCGTGAAACTTTTCGCATATATAAACGATTTAAACAACTTTCAAAATTTTTAAATCGATTAATGATTTGATATCATTTGGCTTTTCTGGTTTTGACCATCTCGACCCACACAACGGGGGTGCCGGAAAATGCGCCGGCAAGATGCGGCAAATCGTAGAAGGGACACCAATGTCGGAAGTCGGCAAACGCAATCCTGCTTGCCCGATCGATCGTATCGGCCTGAAAACCACCGGTATGGTGCGCTATAATTTTGGCGCGGCCGCCCTTTACGAGGAGGCGATCCGGCGTGGCGAGGCCCGGTTGACCGCGCATGGCGCGCTGGTCGCCGAGACCGGCCAGCACACAGGCCGTTCGCCCAAGGACAAGTTCGTCGTCCGTGACGCCGCCACGGAGCCTGAAGTCTGGTGGGACAACAACAAGGCGATCTCGCCGGCCCAGTTCGAAACGCTGTTCGCCGATTTCCTTGCCCACGCCGCGAACAAGGATCTCTATGTTCAGGACCTCGTCGGCGGCGCCGACGCCGAGCTGAAACTGCCGACGCGCGTAATCACCGAGTTTGCCTGGCACTCGCTGTTCATCCGCAATCTGCTCATCCGTCCGGACAAGGCCGAACTCGGACAGTTCGTGCCTGAGATGACGATCATCGACCTGCCGTCCTTCCGCGCCGACCCCGCCCGCCACGGCAGCCGCACGGAAACGGTGATCGCTGTCGACCTCACCCGCCAGATCGTGCTGATCGGCGGCACCTCCTATGCCGGCGAGATGAAGAAGTCGGTATTCACCATGCTCAACTATATCCTGCCGCAGAAGGGCGTGATGCCGATGCACTGTTCGGCCAATGAGGGGCCGGCCGGCGATGCGGCCGTCTTCTTCGGGCTTTCCGGAACCGGCAAGACGACGCTGTCGGCCGATCCGTCGCGCACGCTGATCGGCGACGATGAGCATGGCTGGGGCCCGCACGGCATCTTCAATTTCGAAGGCGGCTGCTACGCCAAGACGATCAAGCTGTCGGCCGAAGCCGAGCCGGAGATATTCGCCACCACGCAGCGCTTTGGCACGGTGCTGGAAAATGTCGTGCTCGACGCCGACGGCGTGCCGGACTTCAACGACGGCCGCCTCACCGAAAACACACGCTGCGCCTACCCGCTCGACTTCATCCCCAATGCCTCGAAGACCGGGCGCGCCAGTCATCCCAAAAACATCATCATGCTGACCGCCGATGCCTTCGGCGTGATGCCGCCGATCGCGCGGCTGACCCCTGCGCAGGCGATGTATCATTTCCTCTCCGGCTATACGGCCAAGGTGGCCGGAACCGAAAAGGGCGTCACCGAACCCGAGGCGACGTTCTCGACCTGCTTCGGTGCCCCGTTCATGCCGCGCCATCCGTCGGAATACGGCAATCTGCTGCGCGAGCTCATCGCCAGCCACGGCGCCGATTGCTGGCTGGTCAACACCGGCTGGACCGGCGGCGCCTACGGCACCGGCAAGCGCATGCCGATCAAGGCGACGCGCGCTCTGCTGACCGCCGCGCTCGACGGATCGCTGAAGACAGGCGAATTCCGCACCGACGCCAATTTCGGCTTCGAGGTGCCGGTGGCGGTGCCTGGCGTCGACAGCGCCATTCTCGACCCGCGCTCGACCTGGGCCGACAAGCCTGCCTATGACCGCCAGGCGGCAAGACTGGTCGGCATGTTCGCCGTCAACTTCGAAAAATTCGAGCCGCATGTCGATGCCACCGTCATGGGCGCGGCGCCCCGGATGCAGGAAGCGGCGGAGTAGCCACCACGCCGCTCGGCACCATTGAAGGCCCGGTTTCGATCGGGCCTTTTCTTTTTCGCGCCGCCGCGCCATGACTGCGGCATGCCGATCGACGACAACATCATCATCGCGGACGAAGCCGTGATCCATCCCGGCGACCTGCACGAGGATTTCATCCGCTCGTCGGGCCCCGGTGGCCAGAACGTCAACAAGGTGGCGACCGCCGTGCAGCTGCGCTTCGACGCGGCCAACGCGGCAGGCCTGTCGGAACGCGTGCGTGCCCGCACGATCAAGCTTGCCGGCCAGCGCGCCACCAAGGACGGCGTCATCGTCATCGAGGCCGGGCGCTTCCGCACCCAGGAGCAGAACCGGGCGGACGCCCGGGCGAGGCTCACGGCGCTTGTCGCCAAGGCCGCCGAACCGCCGCCGCCGCCCCGCAAGAAGACTAGGCCCTCGAAAGGCGCGGTGGAGCGGCGGCTGAAGAGCAAGGCCGGACGCGGCACGATCAAGAAGCTGCGCGGCCGCGTCGGCGACGACTGATCCGTCAGCCGGAGCGTTTTCGGGTCGTTGTCAGCGCCTCCGTGTGGCATTCTTCAAGGTCAACGCAGCAACCGGATTGTCAACCGACCTCATGCTCGTTCTGCCCAAAGGCGTTCGCCACATGCCGGCCTATCTCTCCCGCGCCATCCAGGACGCGCTGGTCGAGGATGTGAGAAGCATCGTCCAGCAGGCGCCGCTGTTCGTGCCGGCCATGCCGCGCACCGGCAAGGAGATGAGCGTGCGCATGACCAATTGCGGCCCGCTCGGCTGGGTCACCGACAAGGAGCGCGGCTATCGCTACCAGCCGACGCATCCGCTGACCGGAGAGCCTTGGCCGCCGATCCCGGAGAGCCTGCTCGATCTCTGGCGGCAGGTGTCGGGTTATCCGAATCCGCCGGAGGCCTGTCTGATCAATTTCTACACGGCCGACGCGAAGATGGGTCTGCACCAGGACCGTGATGAGGCGGACTTCTCGGCGCCTGTCGTCTCCGTCTCGCTGGGTGACGATTGCCTGTTCAGGGTCGGCCAGACGACGCGCGACGGCGCCACGAAATCGTTCAGGCTGAAGAGCGGCGATGTCGTCGTGCTTGGTGGCGAGGGCCGTCTCGCCTTCCACGGCGTCGACCGCATCTATCCCTCGACCTCGGCGCTGCTCAAGAACGGCGGCAGGATCAATCTGACGCTGCGTCGGGTGACGAAGCCGCACGAAGAATGCCTTACAAGCCGATCCTGACGCGCGTCCCTACCGAGCCGCCAGGATCTTGGAAACAGCCGCAATTGCTTGGCAAGGCCGCGCCGTACAGGGGCCGCCCGACGCTGCTACGCCTCGATTTCGAGAGCCGAAAGCGGCTTCGAGCAGCAGGCTAGGATGAAGCCGTCATCGATCTCGTGGTCGAGGATGCCGCCATTGTGGCTCATCTCGACGGCGCCGGAGACTTTCTTCACCTTGCAGGTCCCGCATAGGCCGAATTCGCAGGCCGCGGGGATCCGCACCCCGGAGGCGCGCGCCGTCTGCAGCACGGTCTGGCCGGCGACGCATTCGGCATCGACAACCGAAAGCGCGAAGCGGATCGGTGTCGCTTCGACGGGGACGGTCACGCCGTCTTCACCGGGCGACACGAACGGCGCCGGAACTTCCTCCACCGCGGGTGCGGCAAAGCTCTCCTGGTGGTATTTCGTCATGTCGAAGCCGGCGGCTTCCAGCATGCCGCGCACGGCGCGCATGAAAGGGTCCGGCCCGCAGCAGAAGATCTCGCGTTCGCGGAAATCGGGCGCCAGCAGCGGCAACCGGATCGCGTCGATGCGGCCCATATGGCCGTACCAGCCCTCGCGGCTCGACCGCTCCTCGATCATGAATCCGAGCGACAGGCCCGGCATATGGCCGCCGAGCAGTTCGAGCTCCTTGCGGAAGATGATCTCTTCCGGGCGCCGCGCGCAGTTGACGAAGCCGACATCGGTCCATGGCGCGCAATCGTTCAACCAGCGCAGCATCGACATCATCGGCGTCACGCCGGAGCCGGCCGAGATGAACAGATATTTGGCCGCCGGATGGCTGTGCAGCGAAAAGTCGCCGCTCGGCCCATAGGCCTTGACGTGCGAACCGGGCACCAGGTGATCGAACATCCAGCGCGTGCCGATGCTGCCGGCCTGCGCCTTCACCGTCACCGCGATCGAGAACGGCCGAGACGGCGACGACGACAGCGTATAGGTGCGCATCAGCGGCCCGTCCGGCGTCGGCAGTTCCAGCGTCACGAACTGTCCCGGCTTGTAGCGGAACCAGGTCTGGTTGTCGGAGCGGAAGGTGAAGGTCTTGACGTCAGGCGCCTCGTCGCTGACGCCGATCACTTCCAGCACCTGCAGCCTGTCGTTCCAGGGCGCCATCTGGTCGAGATGGCGATAGAGGCCAAGATCCGTCATCGCATTCATCCCTCAACCTCTCAAGCAACGCTGCGCAACGCCGGCCGGCCATCTCCGGCAAGGCGCGGACCGATGAAGCGGGCATACCAGTCGACGAACTGGATCACGCCGCCCTCATGCAGTTCCGAATAGGGACCGGGTTCATAGGCCGGCGACAGAATGCCGAAGGCGTTTTCCTCGACGATGCGGCGATCCTGGTCGTTGGTCTCGGTCCAGACATGGGTGAGTTCGGCAAGATCGTAGTCGACGCCCTCGACCGCATCCTTGTGCACCAGCCATTTGGTCGTCACCGCGGTTTCCGTGGCGCTGATCGGCAGCACGCGGAAGGTGACGGCATGATCGATGAGGATATGGTTCCAGGTCGTCGGATAGTGATAGTGCATCAACGTGCCGATGCGGTCGGCCGAGACGCTGTCGGACAGGTTCTTCTTCACCGCCCGCTTGCCGGTCATCGTGTAGCTGACCGCGTCGCGCAGCAGCGGCGCGCGGGTGGCGCGGTATTGCCCCGCCGGGTCGATGCGGAACTTGCTCGGCAGGCCGGCCGCCTCGCATTTGGCCCAGTGTGCCAGCATCTCCGGATCGCTGTCGGCGCCTTGCACGCCGGTCACCGTCGGGGCTTCCGGGAAGGTCTTGCACAGTTCAGGGTGATTGCCGGCGCAATGGTAGCACTCGCGGTTGTTTTCCCAGACGAGCTTCCAGTTGCCCTTCTCGACGATGGTGCTCTCGAAGGCGATCTTTGCTTCGCTGAGCCGGTGCGGCTTGAGATAAGGTTCGATCATCGCCCGCATCGGGGCGAAGTCGGCGGGTTCCTTGGCCAGGCAGATGAAGATATAGCCGGCAACGCTTTCGCAGGCGACCGGCTTCAGGCCGAACTGGCTCTTGTCGAAACCGTCGGCCATCTGGCGGGCAAACAACAGCCTTCCATCCAGCTCATAGGTCCACTGGTGGTAGGGGCAGACCAGCTTGGCGGCCGTGCCCTTGTCGGTGTTGCAGACACGGCTGCCGCGATGGCGGCAGGAATTGTGGAATGCGTTGATCCTGCCCTGCTGATCGCGCACCAGCACGACCGGATAGTCGCCGATCTGCACGGTGATGAAGCTGCCGGGCTTGGGCAGTTCGCAATCATGGCCGACGAACAGCCAGTCGCGATACCAGATCAGCTCCATGTCGAGCTTGAAGAAGTCGGGATCGGTATAGAAGGGCTGCTCGAGCGAGAAGCCCTCTCTGCGGCCATTCAAGAGCCTCAGCATATCGTTGCGCGCATCCATGTCCTGTCCTCATACTTCAAGGACTGAACTGGTGGTGATTGAGGAAGGATTAGACGTAGCCCGGCGATAGCCGGGCAAGCGCCATCCGCCTCTTGACCGCCCACCGCGATCAGTCGAGTTCAAAAATCTCGGGCTGGTTTCCGGGCTCTGGAGTGTCCTTGCGGACGGTCGCGACACCTTCCCAGGCTTTTGCCCAGTGGTCTCCCGTTGCGACTTGAACTCCACCACCGTTGCGGGGGCAGCGCCGGACTTTGACCGGCTTCCCAATTCTCCGCCCCGTCGTCACGAAGCGGCACCTGAGATGACATGATCTAATCACGACGGCGTTTGCGACATCGGCATGAAAGCGACATCGCATCCATGTGGCGCGACACGCATGCGCGATGATCGGGTCAAGGACAGCTGTCACGAAAATCGTCTCCGCGACAGCTGTACCGGTTATCAAAATCGACCCGGAACGGGGGCAAAAAAGGCTAACGGTTTCGAAAAGTGACTATTAGCAGGTTCTAAAATCGAACCGAACGGTTCGTTTCTGTTGACGGTGCGTGCAGGAGGGTGTGAACGCTGGACCTCCGAAACAGTCTGTGACCTTGCGGCTGGCTTTGCATAACAAATTGATATCAATAAGAAAAATGTTTGGCATGGAAGCCCTTGGCACAATTTCAAGTGGTGGATTCTTGGTCCACACGGAACAACTTCGTGATTGGAAACGGCGATCTGGCTTTCCCACATCGGGGCGGTCCGAACGACGCGATTTCAATCCCAAGACACGCCGCTAGACGGACGGAAAAAATACTGGAGTACTAAAAATGAAAAAGATTGTTCTCACTGCCGCCGCCCTTCTGGCCATTTCCGGCAGCGCCTTCGCTACTGGCAGCGATCATTATGGTTCGAATGCTCCCGCAGCCACTGCTGCCGTCGACAGCTCGTACACCGCTTCGACCAAGAAGTCGGAACCGGCTGCTCAGACGCCTGCCCAGGGCGCTGATCGCAACCTTTTCGGCAACAACTAACAACGGATCCAGGCCAATGGCGGGCTTTTCGCCCGCCGCTCTGGCCGACTTTGACAAATTCAGGAGAACAACATGAAAAAGATCATCCTTGCTGGCGCCGCGGTCCTGGCCATTTCCGGCAGCGCCTTCGCTGGCAGCGACAATTTTGGCTCCAACGGTGCCAACCAGCCGGCCGCTACGGTCGACACTTCCTACACGGCTTCGGTCGACAAGTCGGCTCCGGCCACGCAGGTGCCTGCTCAGCAGGGCGCCGATCGCAACCTCTTCGGCAGGTGATGCCGCTTCTCGGGAATGGCGGTTCTGCCGGCCATTCCTGTGGAATCCAGAAATTCAGGAGACTAACATGAACAAGATCATCCTTGCCGCCGCCGGCGTTCTGGCCATCTCCGGCAGCGCTTTTGCGGGCAGCGACAATTTTGGCTCCAATGGCGCCAACCAGCCTGCCGTAACTTCGCCCGCCGTAACTTCGATCGACAACTCGCGTACGGGTTCGATCCGCGAGAACGGCTCGCCTGTCTACAAGCTGCTCAATTCGTCGGGCGACGTGCAGAAGTCCGCCCCTCAGGGCAGCGATCGGAACCTCTTCGGCCGTTAACAGCCGAAGCTGATTTTCCAAAAAAAGAGCGGCGGGCCTGGCCCGCCGCTTTTTTTCGCCCTGACGCGGCAGGACCGGCGGCCTCAGGCCGCTTTTGCTTCCGGTCTTTGCAGCGCGAAGGAATGTCCGTCTGCATCGAAGATATGCAGGTCTTCGGCATTGGCGCTCAGCCGCAATGTCGAACCGCGCTTGACCTCGACATTGCCCGGCAGTTTGGTCACCAGCGGCAGGTCGGCGCGGCCGATGTCGACATAGACCAGCTGAACCTCGCCGAGCTGCTCGATATAGTCGACCGCTCCCTCGAACAGATAGTCCGCGCCGCTGGCGATCATCAGATCTTCCGGCCGCACGCCGAAACTGACCGCCGCGCCCTTGGCCGAGGCGGGCGTCGTGATCGGCACCGTCGCCTTGCGGCCGCCGACATGGTTGACGACGGTCGGGTTGCCGGTCTTGTCGATGGTTGCCGGCAGGATGTTCATGGCCGGCGAGCCGATGAACTGGGCGACGAACAGATTGCCGGGCTTCTTGTAAAGGTCCATTGGCGTGCCGACCTGTTCGACATGGCCGTCCTTCAGCACCACGATGCGGTCGGCAAGCGTCATCGCCTCGACCTGGTCGTGGGTGACATAGATCATCGTCGTGTTGGGCATCGATTCCTTGAGCTTGGCGATCTCGATGCGGGTCGCGACACGCAGTGCGGCGTCAAGGTTCGACAGCGGCTCATCGAACAGGAACACTTTCGGATTGCGCACGATGGCGCGGCCGATGGCGACACGCTGGCGCTGGCCGCCCGACATCGCCTTGGGCAGCCGGTCGAGATATTTGGTCAATTGCAGGATTTCCGCCGCCTGGCGCACGCGGCGGTCGATCTCGGCCTTGTTTTCCTTGCCGATCTTCATCGAGAACGCCATGTTGTCGTAGACCGTCATATGCGGATAGAGCGCGTAGGACTGGAACACCATGGCGATGCCGCGCTTGGACGGCGGCACATCGTTGACCACTTCGCCATCGATCTTGAGTTCGCCCGACGTGATTTCCTCGAGCCCGGCGATCGAGCGCAGCAAGGTCGACTTGCCGCAGCCCGATGGACCAACGAAGACGATGAACTCGCCCGATTTGATATCGAGGTCGATGCCGTGGAGAATGTTGAGATTGCCGTAGGACTTCTTCACTTGCCTCAAATTGACATCGGCCATTGGTTTCCTCCCAGTGATTTCTCAAAAATTCAGTCGATGCGCCCGAACCAGGCGCCGTAACCGCCAAGCTCGATCGAACCGGGCCTCGCCTGCCCGGAAAACCCGTGTCCCGGCAAAGGTTGCAGGGATCGGCTGCCAAGGTCAACCTTGGCCGGCTTGGCGCCGAGGTTGAAGACGCAGACAACCTGCTCGTTGCCGGCGCGGCGCGTGAAGGCGACGGTGTCGCCCTCGCTTTCGATGAAGGTGATGTCGCCCTTGGCCAGCGCCGGATGGGCGCGGCGGAAGCTGAGGAAGCGCCGATAGTGCTCGAGCAGTGAAGCCTGGTCACCCTGCTGGACATTGACCGCTTGCGCCAGATGCTTGGCCGGCACCGGCAGCCAGGGCTTGGCCTGGGAGAAGCCGCCATTCTTGGCGTCGCCATCCCACACCATGGGCGTGCGGCAGCCGTCGCGGCCCTTGAATTCCGGCCAGAAGCGGATGCCATAGGGATCCTGCAGATCCTCGAAGCGCAATTCGGCCTCGCCCAGCCCGAGTTCCTCGCCCTGGTAGATGCAGACCGAGCCGCGCAGCGACATCAGCAAGGCCGAGATGACCTTGAGATAGGCGACAGGGTCGGCTTCGCCGGCGGCCCAGCGCGAGGCCGGACGCATCACGTCATGATTGGAAAACGCCCAGCACGACCAGCCGTCGCTGGCGACCTTGCCGAAGGCCTCCAGCACCGAACGCACCTTGGCGGCGCTGATCTTTTCCGGCGCCAGGAAGTCGAAGGAATAACACATATGCACGCGCTTGCCGCCGGCAGTGTAGGCTGCCACGACTTCCAGCCCACGCTGCGAATCGCCGACCTCGCCGACAGCGGCGGTTGCCGGATATTCGTCGAGCAAAGCGCGGAAGCGTTCGAGGAAGCCGAGGTTTTCCGGACGGCTCTTGTCGTAGAGATGGTCCTGGTAGTTGTAGGGATTGACCGCCGGCGCGGTCTGGTCGTTGCGTTCTTCCGGCGGCAGCGGCGGATTGTTTTCCAGGCCCTGGCTGTGAAAGTAGAAATTGATCGTGTCGAGGCGGAAGCCGTCGACGCCGCGTTCCAGCCAGAAGCGGGTGACGTCGAGCAGCGCGTCCTGGACTTCGCGGTTGTGGAAGTTGAGGTCGGGCTGCTCGGCCAGGAAATTGTGCAGGTAATATTGCTGGCGGCTGGTGTCCCACTGCCAGGCGGACCCGCCGAAGATCGACAGCCAGTTGTTGGGCGGGGTGCCGTCGGGCCGGGCGTCCGCCCAGACATACCAGTCGGCCTTGGGATTGCTGCGGCTCGACCGGCTTTCCTTGAACCAGGGATGGATGTCGGCCGTGTGCGACAGCACTTCGTCGATCATCACCTTGAGACCCAGCCGGTGCGCCTCCGCCGTCAGCGCGTCGAAATCGGCCAGCGTGCCGAACATCGGGTCGACGTCGCAATAGTCCGAGACGTCGTAGCCGAAATCCTTCATCGGCGATTTGAAGAAGGGCGAGATCCAGATGGCGTCCGCACCGAGCGCTGCGATGTAGGGCAGCCGTTCGATGATGCCCTTGAGGTCGCCGATGCCGTCGCCGTTCGAATCCTGGTAGCTGCGCGGGTAGATCTGGTAGATGACAGCACCTCGCCACCAGTCGCGATCGATGGCGAGGTCGGGGTTCGAACTGGCTTTCAAAGCGGATTGCATGGTCTCAGCCTCCTTTCACCGAACCGGCAAGCAGTCCGCGGACGAAATAGCGCTGCAGCGAGAAGAACACGATCAGCGGCACGATGATCGTCACGAAGGCCGATGTCGTCAGGATCTCCCAATCGCCGCCGCGTGAGCCAAGCAGCGCATTGAGCTTGGCCGTCAGCACGATCTGGTCTGCTTCCGTACCAAGGAAAACCATCGCCACCAGGAGATCGTTCCATACCCACAGGAATTGGAAGATGGCGAAGGAGGCCAGCACCGGGAAGGACAGCGGCAGCACGATCTTGACGAAGATCTCGAAATCGCTGGCGCCGTCGATGCGCGCCGATTCCATGATTTCGCGCGGCAGGCCGGCGATGTAACTGCGCAGAAGGTATATGGCAAAGGGCAGGCCGAAGCCGGTATGCGCCAGCCAGATACCGAGATAGGTTTTCGATGGTACGCCGAAGAACGTGCCGACGCCGTTGTAGAGCTTCAGCAACGGGATCAGCGACATCTGCAGCGGCACCACCAGGAGGCCGATGATGACTGCGATCAGGAGCGCGCGGCCGGGAAAACGCATCCAGGCCAGTGCGTAGGCGGCAAAGGCAGCGATCAGGATCGGGATGACGGTCGCCGGTATTGTCACCGTCAACGAATTCATGAAGGAGCGCCCGATGCCTTCGGAGAACAGCACGGTCTTGTAGTTTTCGGTGGTGAATTTCGGCGGCGCCGACGAGGCATAGTAGACGCGCTGGCCGCGATCGCCCTCGAACGCCTTGGGCGAGGCCATGACGAAACTGCCATCGGCATTGAGCAGCAAGGTCACGCCGTCCCCAAGATCGGCCGTCGTGCCGGCGGGATATTGCGTCGGCGCCGCCGACTTGACGCCGAAGGCGCTGATGTTGCGCTTGGCGCCGTCGCCAAAGATGTTGCCCTCAAGGACGAACTTGCCGTCCTTTTGAACTTGCGTCGAGGCGGCAGGCAAGCGGCCGGCTTCGGTCTGGGTGGAGCTGGAAAAGGAATTCCACCAGCCCGAGGCGATGATTTGGTCCTTGACGCGCAGCGAGGAGACGAGGATGCCGAGCGTCGGGATGGTCCAGATGGCAACGAAGACCAGCACCGCGATGTGGACGCCGAAGCGGCTGGCGAAGGAATTTCCGGTCGCTACGGCCATTTCAGTGCCCTCCCGTCTCTTTGTTGGCCTGGCGGATGTTCCAGACCATGATCGGAATGACCGCGATCATGATGATGATGGCGATTGTGGCGCCGCGGCCGAAATCGCCGCCGCCGCGGAACATCCAGTCGAACATCAGATTGGCCAGCACCTGGCTGTTCCACTGGCCGTTGGTCATGGTCAGCACGATGTCGAACACTTTCAGCACCAGGATGGTGATTGTGGTCCAGACCACGGCGATGGTGCCCCAGATCTGCGGCACCATGATCTTCCAGAAGATCTGGAACGAGTTGGCGCCGTCGATCACGGCGGCTTCCAGGGTCTCTTCCGGAATGCCGCGCAGCGCCGAGGACAGGATGACCATGGCAAAGCCGGTCTGGATCCAGATCAGGATGATCATCAGGAAGAAATTGTTCCAGAACGGCAGCGATATCCAGACCTGCGGCTGACCGCCGAAATGCTGGATGATGGCGTTGAGAATGCCGATCTGCGTCTGGCCGTCGCCGCGATACTCGTAGATGAATTTCCAGATCACGCTGGCGCCGACGAAGGAGATGGCCAGCGGCAGGAAGATCAGGCTTTTGGCGATCGTGCCCCACCAGATCTTGTCGGTGAGCACGGCGATGATCAGGCCAAGGAAGGTGCAGGCGGCGGGCACGACAGCCAGCCACAACACGTTGTTGAGGATCGAGTTGCGGAACTCACGGTCGCCGAAGGCCCATTGGTAGTTGGCCAGACCGACGAAGTTGACGCCGCCGCGATCGAGGAAGGACAGCCGCAGCGTCTCGACCACGGGGTAGATGAGATAGATGGTCAGGATGATCATCGCCGGTCCGACGAACAGCCAGGGCCGGACCAGGCCTTGCCGGCGAAGATTGTCGATGGCCGCGGCGCCGGCGACGCCGCGTGACGGGAATATCACGTCGACCAGTTTGTTGGCGCCCCAGAAATAGGCGACGCAGCCGCCGACGCCGATAATGATGACGAAAATGGCCGAGAAAATCTGAGACGCCATGCATTCCTCCCCTGCGCATGATCCGGCGAGGCTGACATGACCCCGGGACCAGGCGCCGATTCAGTTGTTTGGAGCGCAAATCGGCTGCGGAGAATGTCTCGCATGCGGATTGCGCTTCATGTCGATGCGCTCATGACGAAAGGCTGCGGCGCGGGCTGCTGTGGGATCCGGGCCGATAAGGCCCGGACCCCGTGCGAGGACTGTGCTCGTCCCCGGATTCGGCCACTGCCTACTTGATGGCGTCCCAGCTCTTCTGAATGTCGGTGGCAACATCCTGCGCGGACTTGCCGCCGACCAGGTCGATCATGCCGGTCCAGAACGCACCGGCACCGATCTTGCCCGGCATCAGGTCGGACCCGTCGAAGCGGAACGTCGAGGCATTAGCCAGGATTTCGCCCTGTTTGCGCAGCGCGTCGCTGGCATAGGCCTCCTTGTTCACCGACTTGAACGGCGTCACGAAACCGCCCTGGGCCATCCAGATTTCATGCGCCAGGGGCATCTTCAGGAATTCGATGAACGCGCGGGCCGCCTTCGAATCCTTGGTGATCATGGCCAGCGTTCCGGCGCCAAGCACGGGCGTGCCGAGTTCAGGCTTGGAGGCATAGGGCGGGAAATAGAAGAAGTCCGCGTCCTGGCCAACCTTGGTGCCTTGCGGGAAGAAGGTCGGGATGAACGACGCCTGCTTGTGCAGATAACATTTCGGCGGCACCGAGAAGAGACCCTTCGGGCTGTCGCGGAAATCGGTCGCCGCGACCGCCTTGGCGCCACCGTCGACCATCTTGTCGTCGGTCGCGATCTTGCCGAAGATGTCGATGGCGTTGACCACTGCCGGATCGTTGAACGGGATCTCGTTCTTCACCCACTTGTCGTACACTTCCGGAGGCTGGGTCCGCAGCATCAGGTCCTCGACCCAATCGGTCGCCGGCCAGC comes from Mesorhizobium japonicum MAFF 303099 and encodes:
- a CDS encoding ABC transporter substrate-binding protein, yielding MNKMLLLGAAFATFALNAPAHAELKFKPGEDKRFNWANYEELKKVDLKGETLTIFGPWRGEDEGLIRTVLEYFQEATGAEIKYSSSENYEQQIVIDTQAGSPPNIAVLPQPGLIQDLASKGLLTPLGDDTAKWIKDNYGAGQSWVDLGTFKDKDGKPGFFAFPYKADVKSLVWYSPDNFKEAGYTVPKTQEELADLEKKIIADGGTPWCIGLGSGGATGWPATDWVEDLMLRTQPPEVYDKWVKNEIPFNDPAVVNAIDIFGKIATDDKMVDGGAKAVAATDFRDSPKGLFSVPPKCYLHKQASFIPTFFPQGTKVGQDADFFYFPPYASKPELGTPVLGAGTLAMITKDSKAARAFIEFLKMPLAHEIWMAQGGFVTPFKSVNKEAYASDALRKQGEILANASTFRFDGSDLMPGKIGAGAFWTGMIDLVGGKSAQDVATDIQKSWDAIK